DNA from Terriglobales bacterium:
CACGAAAAGATAGACACGCACCAAAGGATGCCGCGCCAGCTCCATGAGCCTGTCGTAGCCCGGGCCTTGAAGCCATCCCAACGGCAATGCCAGTCCGAACAGGAACAGGTGCACGGGCACCAGGAAGGCGGCCACGACGCCGCCGGCGCTGAACAGTCCCCAGAAGAATGGATCGTTCGACCGAGCCATGGCTACCTCACGAATGCAAGATTAGGAACA
Protein-coding regions in this window:
- the frdD gene encoding fumarate reductase subunit FrdD, with the translated sequence MARSNDPFFWGLFSAGGVVAAFLVPVHLFLFGLALPLGWLQGPGYDRLMELARHPLVRVYLFVLCSLPLFHWAHRFRYTLYDGLQIKHLTEVIFAGCYGGAIAGTVIAAYLLLAI